In the Halococcus hamelinensis 100A6 genome, CCTCGATCCGCCGAGAACGGTCATCGAGCATCCTCTCGCCGGTCCACTCGTCAGTATCGCTTTGCTCCTGTTGCCCGCCGCGGCCGCGGTCCACTTCGCGAACGCCGTGGCCGCCGAGCTCTCCCCATGGGTCGAGACGGTGCTGGAGCCAGCAGTCCAGTGGGCGAGCGGGCTTCCGGGACCGCTCGCGGCGGTGCTGGGTGGGGACTACGGGCTGCTCTCGATGGGCCCGTTTCTGTTCGTTTGGGCCGGTCCGACGATCCTCATCTTCGCGGTCTTCATGGCCGTCTACAAGCAGAGCGGGCTCATCACGCGGATCACCGCGTCGCTCCACCCGTATCTCCGCAGGGTGGGTCTCACCGGTCGCGACCTCGTCCGCGTGGTCATGGGCTTTGGCTGTAACGTCCCGGCGGTTACGAGTACGCGTGGGTGTTCGGACTGTACGCGCGGGACGGCCGTCTCGGCGATCGGCTTCGGCTCTGCCTGCTCGTATCAGTTCCCGGCGACGCTCGCCGTGTTCGCGGCGGTCGACATGCCGTGGCTCGTCGTCCCCTATCTCGCGGTCCTCACGACCACGACGCTGATCTACGCCCGATTGATCGCGCCCGAGCGGGCACGAACGGCGTCGCTCGCCACTGCGAACCGCGCGTTCCTCCAGCGGCCGACGTGGCGGTCCGTCTGGCGCGAGACCAGAACCGTGATCCGGAGTTTCTTCCTGAAGGCACTCCCCGTTTTCGCCGGTATCGTCCTCGTCGCGTCGCTGCTCGACTACTTTGGCGTCCTCGACGCGATGGGGCAGGTCCTCTCGCCGGTGATGGGGCTGTTCAACCTCTCCGGCTCGACGGCACTGGTCGTCGTCATGGGCTCGATCCGCAAGGACGGCCTCCTGTTGTTGCAGTCGGAGGGCCTCAGCGGAACCCTGTCCGCGATGACTCCCGTCCAGGTGCTGACGGCGGTCTATCTCGCGGGCGTGTTGCTCCCCTGTCTGGTGACGGCGATCACGGTTGCGAAGGAACTCTCCCCGCGATATGCCGGGCGGATGATGCTCCGCCAGGCAGCCGCCGCCGCGGGATTTTCGCTCCTCATCGCGTGGGGCGGCACGCTCCTCTTCTGACCGATGGCGGGCGAAACCATGACGCTCGCGTTCGAGCTCGCTGCGCTCCGGCAGGCTCGCGACCCGCAGGCGGTGGTCGTCGATGCACGGCGATGGGCGCGGAACGTGGGGCTTCTCTCTGCGGACCCCGCGGCTGCTGACGCCTTCTGCGCCGAACACCTCGTCCGTCGTGACTTCCGGGCGAGACCGACCGCTTGGGACCTCCAGGATCTCAGTA is a window encoding:
- a CDS encoding nucleoside recognition domain-containing protein — encoded protein: MSDGSTRSGDGPSAASGEKETVVVVGKESVGKSELVAGLSGTTPTTGSFRGTTVDVEQYESDEFVFVDTPGILLRTDTETTRTAIRTVEDTETVLLVVRATDIDDDLEDLLPLVQGKVGAVAVTFWDKVENRTEAREKLDALADDLGVPVTPVDARDVTRVATDGGTGAVDGTDRDRLVGALRSPDEFPGRVHRQTGIHLDPPRTVIEHPLAGPLVSIALLLLPAAAAVHFANAVAAELSPWVETVLEPAVQWASGLPGPLAAVLGGDYGLLSMGPFLFVWAGPTILIFAVFMAVYKQSGLITRITASLHPYLRRVGLTGRDLVRVVMGFGCNVPAVTSTRGCSDCTRGTAVSAIGFGSACSYQFPATLAVFAAVDMPWLVVPYLAVLTTTTLIYARLIAPERARTASLATANRAFLQRPTWRSVWRETRTVIRSFFLKALPVFAGIVLVASLLDYFGVLDAMGQVLSPVMGLFNLSGSTALVVVMGSIRKDGLLLLQSEGLSGTLSAMTPVQVLTAVYLAGVLLPCLVTAITVAKELSPRYAGRMMLRQAAAAAGFSLLIAWGGTLLF
- a CDS encoding DUF7124 domain-containing protein, giving the protein MTLAFELAALRQARDPQAVVVDARRWARNVGLLSADPAAADAFCAEHLVRRDFRARPTAWDLQDLSTQFETERYVLIGTTPDRPAYLLRQRWEYLRLADAASAAGWNLGNSETRSGRWLTAWLNQVLRIRD